One Erythrobacter sp. SDW2 genomic region harbors:
- a CDS encoding OmpH family outer membrane protein, which produces MKSVLKNSLAAVALAVATAGAMAVPAQAQVAGIATSAPEAVLLQSQARISAYSAINTAFATQIQQISTLRGELNTLSQGLDTNGDRNVTQAEADAQPALWQQYEAKENQIDQLSLPIVLAQYYVLEQLLERYGAAQSQVIQAKNIQIMLTPEAFQYASEGVDVTGDILTALNTLVPAVTTTPPSNYQPRRDVVEIHQTIQQMIIAAAQQAARAAQAQGQPAQPAQPAEQPSGR; this is translated from the coding sequence ATGAAATCCGTACTCAAGAACTCGCTCGCCGCAGTTGCCCTTGCCGTCGCCACCGCTGGCGCCATGGCAGTGCCGGCGCAGGCGCAGGTCGCCGGGATTGCCACCAGTGCCCCAGAGGCCGTGCTGCTGCAGTCGCAGGCGCGTATCAGCGCCTACAGTGCGATCAATACCGCTTTCGCGACGCAGATCCAGCAGATCAGCACGCTGCGCGGTGAACTCAACACCCTGTCGCAGGGGCTCGACACCAATGGCGACCGCAATGTTACGCAGGCCGAGGCTGACGCCCAACCGGCTCTGTGGCAGCAGTACGAAGCCAAGGAAAACCAGATCGACCAGCTTTCGCTGCCGATCGTCCTCGCCCAGTACTATGTGCTCGAACAGCTGCTGGAACGTTATGGCGCCGCGCAGTCGCAGGTCATCCAGGCCAAGAACATCCAGATCATGCTGACGCCCGAGGCGTTCCAGTATGCCTCGGAAGGGGTCGATGTGACGGGCGACATCCTCACCGCGCTCAACACGCTGGTGCCGGCCGTGACGACCACGCCGCCGTCGAACTACCAGCCGCGCCGCGACGTGGTGGAAATTCACCAGACGATCCAGCAGATGATCATCGCTGCTGCACAGCAGGCTGCCCGCGCTGCACAGGCGCAGGGTCAGCCGGCCCAACCGGCCCAACCGGCCGAGCAGCCGAGCGGCCGCTAA
- the bamA gene encoding outer membrane protein assembly factor BamA gives MGSTPVSRTLSRGKPQWAFALLSGTILAGVPVSAMAQDGGAATSMAQPAPQVAPGEVIQTISVQGAQRLEPDTILTYIRLRPGQVYTQIDADQALKDLYATELFANATIRNDNGNVIIEVTENPVINRIILEGNKRLKEDKIAPEIKLAPRQIFTRSKVRADVARIIELYKRQGRFAATVEPKTVQLSQNRVDLVFEINEGPKSKVRQINIIGNDVFSDGKLKGEMVTKEARLKNFLSGNTSYDPDRLAFDQQKLREFYLTEGYVDFRVVSAVAELTPDKQDFIITYVVEEGERYKFGDVKVQSNLRDFDSDTMTSQLKIEQDAWYNAKTIEDISEQLTELAGTFGYAFADVRPQFTRNQDKRTMDVTLVLSEAPRVYVERVDVNGNTLTQDKVIRREMRIAEGDAFNSLAVKRSTNRINSLGYFQEQFEIEQKETNDPDRIILEANVEEQPTGQLQLSAGFSSIESFLLAASIQQKNFRGRGQTVGAGVQWSRYSRSANLSFVEPYVFDRNISLGADIYRRDLNSFNYIGSSRNNTFEQTTTGGSLRVGVPLSEYLSLVGSYTLNFDDISLDQNTYFADFDGDGVRTCEPLLAGRYLCDVIGKRTSSILGANFIYDTLNSRYRPSRGEQVTFGVDFAGLGGDVKYVKARASAKKFWQVLGNFVFSLSAEGGYIKGLSDRGGAGVDDVRLNDRFFLGEPQIRGFDIRGIGPRVLRQPLIDDPDSTDPTKFIAVTDRQRISDDALGGNAYYLARAELQIPLGSGAADLGLRPSIFMDVGALFNVTTPLLNSSPFPDGIDIPIRNADGQALYTQINNATLVTPPGGGTPVCTPGTAPGSITTVTNPINPNPPACLASANNDPLVSNIAPFQEVFLGDSPAPRISVGIGVDWNSPFGPFRIDFAYALRKQPGDDTKLFSFNVGTQF, from the coding sequence ATGGGTTCTACCCCTGTTTCGCGCACTCTCTCGCGCGGCAAGCCGCAGTGGGCCTTCGCCCTTCTTTCAGGGACCATTCTTGCCGGTGTGCCGGTTTCGGCAATGGCGCAAGACGGCGGGGCGGCAACCAGCATGGCCCAGCCCGCACCGCAAGTGGCACCCGGCGAAGTCATCCAGACCATTTCGGTGCAGGGCGCCCAGCGGCTCGAGCCTGATACCATCCTGACCTACATCCGCCTGCGTCCTGGCCAGGTCTACACCCAGATCGACGCCGACCAGGCGCTCAAGGATCTTTACGCCACCGAATTGTTCGCCAACGCGACAATCCGCAACGACAATGGCAATGTGATCATCGAGGTAACCGAAAACCCGGTTATCAACCGCATCATCCTCGAAGGCAACAAGCGCCTCAAGGAAGACAAGATCGCGCCCGAGATCAAGCTCGCCCCGCGCCAGATATTCACCCGTTCCAAGGTTCGCGCCGACGTCGCCCGCATTATCGAGCTCTACAAGCGCCAGGGCCGCTTTGCCGCTACGGTCGAGCCCAAGACCGTGCAGCTGAGCCAGAACCGCGTCGACCTGGTGTTCGAGATCAACGAAGGCCCCAAGTCCAAGGTCCGCCAGATCAACATCATCGGCAACGATGTGTTCTCCGACGGCAAGCTCAAGGGCGAGATGGTCACGAAGGAAGCGCGGCTGAAGAACTTCCTCAGCGGCAATACCTCCTATGACCCGGACCGGCTGGCCTTCGACCAGCAGAAGCTGCGCGAATTCTACCTCACCGAAGGTTATGTCGATTTCCGCGTTGTCTCGGCCGTGGCCGAGCTTACCCCGGACAAGCAGGACTTCATCATCACTTACGTCGTCGAGGAGGGCGAGCGCTACAAGTTCGGTGACGTGAAGGTGCAGTCCAACCTGCGCGACTTCGACAGCGATACCATGACTTCGCAGCTCAAGATCGAGCAGGACGCCTGGTACAACGCCAAGACGATCGAGGACATTTCCGAACAGCTGACCGAGCTGGCCGGTACTTTCGGCTATGCCTTCGCCGACGTCCGTCCCCAGTTCACCCGCAACCAGGACAAACGCACGATGGACGTGACGCTGGTGTTGAGCGAAGCGCCGCGCGTCTATGTCGAGCGGGTCGACGTCAACGGCAACACGCTGACGCAGGACAAGGTCATCCGCCGCGAAATGCGTATTGCCGAAGGCGACGCGTTCAACAGCCTTGCGGTCAAGCGTTCGACCAACCGCATCAATTCGCTGGGCTATTTCCAGGAACAGTTCGAGATCGAGCAGAAGGAAACGAACGATCCCGACCGCATCATACTCGAGGCGAATGTCGAGGAACAGCCAACCGGGCAGCTGCAGCTGTCGGCCGGTTTTTCGTCGATCGAGAGCTTCCTGCTGGCTGCGTCGATCCAGCAGAAGAACTTTCGCGGTCGCGGCCAGACGGTTGGCGCCGGAGTGCAATGGTCGCGCTATTCGCGTTCGGCCAACCTCAGTTTCGTCGAGCCCTATGTATTCGACCGCAATATTTCGCTCGGGGCCGATATCTATCGCCGCGACCTCAACAGCTTCAACTATATCGGGTCGAGCCGCAACAACACTTTCGAGCAGACCACGACTGGTGGCTCCCTCCGGGTCGGCGTGCCGCTCAGCGAGTATCTCTCGCTGGTGGGCAGCTATACGCTGAACTTCGACGATATCTCGCTCGACCAGAACACCTATTTTGCCGACTTCGATGGCGACGGTGTGCGGACCTGCGAACCGCTGCTCGCGGGCCGCTATCTGTGCGACGTGATCGGCAAGCGCACCAGCTCTATCCTGGGTGCGAACTTCATCTACGACACGCTCAATAGCCGTTATCGTCCGAGCCGCGGCGAGCAAGTGACCTTCGGAGTGGACTTTGCCGGGCTGGGAGGCGACGTGAAATACGTCAAGGCCCGCGCCAGCGCCAAGAAGTTCTGGCAGGTTCTGGGCAATTTCGTGTTCTCGCTTTCGGCCGAAGGCGGCTACATCAAGGGGCTGTCCGACCGTGGCGGGGCAGGGGTTGACGATGTTCGCCTCAACGACCGGTTCTTCCTCGGTGAGCCGCAGATCCGCGGGTTCGACATTCGCGGCATTGGCCCGCGCGTGCTGCGCCAGCCGCTGATCGATGATCCCGACAGCACCGATCCGACCAAGTTCATTGCGGTGACCGACCGTCAACGTATCTCGGACGATGCGCTGGGTGGAAATGCCTACTACCTTGCCCGGGCGGAATTGCAGATTCCTTTGGGCAGCGGGGCGGCCGACCTTGGTTTGCGTCCGTCAATCTTTATGGATGTAGGCGCGCTGTTCAATGTCACCACGCCATTGCTCAACAGCAGCCCGTTCCCCGACGGCATCGATATCCCGATCCGCAATGCCGATGGGCAGGCACTCTATACCCAGATCAACAACGCCACGCTGGTGACCCCGCCAGGCGGCGGTACGCCGGTGTGTACGCCGGGCACCGCACCAGGCTCGATCACAACCGTCACGAACCCGATCAACCCCAATCCGCCAGCTTGCCTCGCCAGCGCCAACAACGATCCGCTGGTCAGCAATATCGCGCCTTTCCAGGAAGTTTTTCTGGGCGATAGTCCTGCGCCGCGTATTTCGGTCGGGATCGGGGTCGACTGGAATTCGCCGTTCGGTCCGTTCCGGATCGACTTCGCCTACGCCCTCAGGAAGCAGCCGGGCGATGACACCAAACTCTTCAGCTTCAATGTAGGAACGCAATTCTAA
- the rseP gene encoding RIP metalloprotease RseP yields the protein MFESPPFWMYILGFLLLLGPLITLHELGHYLVGRWSGVKADIFSIGFGKEIAGFTDRHGTRWRLSVLPLGGYVQFKGDMNPASVPDSDAIAAAGEAEREGSFHHASLGKRALIVAAGPVANILVTLAIFAGFFMAIGYPVAKDAEQQLTIAAFPEGSPARKAGIELGDRIVAIEGKRVDKLMDVQQAVMAYPDEVLGVRVERDGKPLDFSVRTMSMEVTDRFGNPSRIGLIGIQAAEAETEFVPQGLFSSVGLAVEETGRMTVMMVTGIKQIVTGQRSVKELGGPIKIAKYSGEQLSLGWLSFVNFAALISLNLAFINLLPIPGLDGGHLAFYAAEAVRRKPVGARGMEWAYRTGMALVLMLMLFVTFNDLVSLSPFG from the coding sequence ATGTTCGAATCGCCGCCTTTCTGGATGTATATCCTCGGCTTCCTGCTGCTGCTGGGGCCGCTGATCACGCTGCACGAGCTGGGTCACTACCTGGTCGGCCGCTGGTCGGGGGTGAAGGCCGATATCTTCTCCATCGGCTTCGGCAAGGAAATCGCGGGCTTTACCGACAGACACGGCACCCGCTGGCGGCTCTCCGTCCTGCCGCTGGGCGGCTATGTCCAGTTCAAGGGCGACATGAACCCTGCGAGCGTGCCCGACAGCGATGCGATCGCCGCCGCTGGCGAAGCGGAGCGCGAGGGTAGTTTCCACCACGCTTCGCTCGGCAAGCGGGCGCTGATCGTTGCCGCCGGGCCGGTGGCGAATATTCTCGTGACGCTGGCGATCTTCGCAGGCTTCTTCATGGCGATCGGTTATCCCGTGGCAAAGGATGCCGAACAGCAGCTGACCATTGCTGCATTCCCTGAAGGTTCGCCCGCCCGGAAGGCAGGGATCGAGCTTGGCGACCGGATCGTGGCCATCGAAGGCAAGCGCGTCGACAAGCTGATGGACGTGCAGCAAGCCGTCATGGCCTATCCCGATGAGGTGCTGGGCGTGCGGGTCGAGCGCGATGGCAAGCCACTCGATTTTTCCGTCCGCACCATGAGCATGGAAGTGACCGACCGCTTCGGCAATCCTTCGCGCATCGGGCTGATCGGCATTCAGGCCGCGGAGGCCGAGACCGAATTCGTGCCGCAGGGCCTGTTCAGCTCGGTCGGGCTTGCGGTCGAGGAAACCGGCCGCATGACCGTTATGATGGTCACCGGGATCAAGCAGATCGTGACTGGCCAGCGCTCGGTCAAGGAGCTCGGCGGGCCGATCAAGATTGCCAAGTATTCCGGCGAACAGCTCAGTCTGGGCTGGCTCTCCTTCGTCAATTTCGCCGCGCTGATTTCGCTTAACTTGGCATTCATCAACCTGCTGCCAATCCCGGGCCTCGACGGCGGGCACCTGGCTTTCTACGCGGCAGAGGCTGTCCGCAGGAAGCCGGTTGGCGCACGTGGGATGGAATGGGCGTATCGCACCGGCATGGCTCTCGTGCTCATGCTGATGCTGTTCGTCACTTTCAACGACCTGGTTTCGCTGTCACCGTTCGGGTGA
- the dxr gene encoding 1-deoxy-D-xylulose-5-phosphate reductoisomerase, with protein sequence MRSITLLGATGSVGTSTLDLIRQDRAAWQVEALTANGNVAELAALAREFSAKVAVVADEACLPDLREALAGSGIEAAGGRAALCEVASRPVDITVAAIVGCAGLGPVMAAIEQGGTIALANKEALVSAGDVMTAAVAKHGATLLPVDSEHNAIFQCLAGNAIEDVRWITLTASGGPLRTLSAEELHHVSPAQAVAHPNWSMGAKISVDSATMFNKGLELIEAWHLFPVGLDRIRIVVHPQSVIHSMVEYRDGSTLAQLGPSDMKVPIASCLAWPRRMQTPCKPLDLVALGELTFFAPDEVRFPATRLAREAAQAGGAAPAMLNAANEVAVAAFLAGQIPFTRIALSVEQILNQTAVSSAPASLDEVLALDSETRVRTAALLETA encoded by the coding sequence ATGCGTTCGATCACTCTCCTTGGTGCTACCGGCTCAGTCGGTACCTCGACGCTTGACCTGATCCGGCAGGATCGCGCCGCGTGGCAGGTCGAGGCCCTGACGGCCAATGGCAACGTGGCCGAGCTGGCGGCGCTCGCCCGCGAGTTCTCCGCCAAGGTGGCGGTAGTGGCCGACGAGGCTTGCCTGCCGGACTTGCGCGAGGCGCTTGCGGGCAGCGGGATCGAGGCAGCCGGGGGCAGGGCGGCGCTGTGCGAAGTCGCCTCGCGCCCTGTCGACATCACTGTCGCTGCCATTGTCGGCTGTGCCGGGCTCGGCCCGGTGATGGCGGCCATCGAGCAGGGCGGCACCATTGCCCTCGCCAACAAGGAAGCGCTGGTCTCGGCGGGCGACGTGATGACTGCCGCGGTCGCCAAGCATGGCGCGACACTGCTGCCGGTCGACAGCGAGCATAACGCAATTTTCCAGTGCCTTGCCGGCAATGCCATCGAGGATGTGCGCTGGATCACGCTGACCGCCAGCGGCGGGCCACTGCGCACGCTTTCGGCGGAGGAACTCCACCATGTGTCCCCGGCGCAGGCGGTGGCGCATCCCAACTGGTCGATGGGCGCCAAGATCAGCGTCGACAGCGCCACCATGTTCAACAAGGGGCTGGAGCTGATCGAGGCGTGGCACCTGTTCCCGGTCGGGCTCGACAGGATCAGGATCGTGGTCCACCCGCAGAGCGTGATCCATTCGATGGTCGAATATCGCGATGGCTCGACACTGGCCCAGCTGGGCCCGTCGGACATGAAGGTGCCGATTGCCTCTTGTCTCGCCTGGCCGCGGCGGATGCAAACGCCGTGCAAGCCGCTCGACCTTGTGGCCTTGGGCGAACTGACCTTCTTTGCCCCGGACGAAGTGCGGTTCCCTGCCACAAGGCTGGCGCGCGAGGCGGCGCAGGCGGGCGGGGCGGCCCCGGCCATGCTCAATGCCGCCAATGAAGTGGCCGTTGCCGCCTTCCTTGCCGGTCAGATACCGTTCACCCGCATTGCCCTATCGGTGGAACAGATCCTCAATCAAACCGCCGTATCCTCTGCCCCGGCTTCGCTCGACGAGGTCCTTGCGCTAGACAGCGAGACGCGGGTGCGCACCGCCGCACTGCTGGAGACTGCCTGA
- a CDS encoding phosphatidate cytidylyltransferase, which yields MADASVVTAKPKSDLPVRLVSAVLMLAILGAAIWNNDPYLQWLVLVVGALCFAEFVLLAMKATANPSFRIAGIIAGAAYIGLAVWMMLQLPLLFFGAAVGTVVFTDVFAYFAGRSIGGPKIAPAISPSKTWAGLLGGMAGAAIFLVILGTVYYFIGGFGTVSEILSENRVEFLTIASLGAGLAVVAQCGDFFESWLKRKAGVKDSSKLIPGHGGVFDRVDGLLPVSIVIGVLFGYFGG from the coding sequence TTGGCGGACGCTAGTGTTGTGACGGCAAAGCCCAAGTCCGACCTGCCGGTGCGGTTGGTGTCCGCCGTGTTAATGCTCGCCATCCTTGGCGCGGCGATCTGGAACAACGACCCCTACCTGCAATGGCTGGTGCTGGTGGTCGGCGCGTTGTGCTTCGCCGAATTCGTCCTGCTGGCGATGAAGGCGACCGCCAACCCTTCGTTCCGGATCGCGGGCATCATCGCCGGTGCGGCCTATATCGGGCTGGCTGTCTGGATGATGCTGCAATTGCCCTTGCTGTTCTTCGGCGCAGCGGTGGGGACGGTCGTGTTCACTGACGTTTTTGCCTATTTCGCCGGCCGCAGCATCGGTGGGCCGAAGATTGCACCCGCGATCAGCCCGTCCAAGACATGGGCCGGGCTGCTGGGCGGCATGGCGGGCGCAGCAATTTTCCTCGTCATCCTGGGCACGGTCTACTACTTCATCGGCGGTTTCGGCACGGTGTCCGAAATCCTGTCGGAGAACCGCGTCGAGTTCCTCACCATCGCCTCCCTCGGCGCGGGCCTTGCGGTTGTCGCGCAATGCGGCGACTTCTTCGAGAGCTGGCTCAAGCGCAAGGCGGGGGTGAAGGACTCCTCGAAGCTGATTCCAGGGCACGGCGGCGTGTTCGACCGGGTCGACGGCTTGCTGCCTGTAAGCATCGTCATCGGCGTGCTGTTCGGCTATTTCGGCGGCTGA
- the uppS gene encoding polyprenyl diphosphate synthase, producing the protein MDGNGRWAKRKHLPRAMGHRKGVEAVRELVRGLKDTSVECLTLYAFSSENWKRPEEEVDDLMDLMRKFIKSDLAEFIANDVKLHILGDWRALAPDIVAMLEDALEQTAKGSRTLAVALNYGGQAEIVHAAKAAAASGEITQESIEANLFSAGLPPLDLLIRTSGEVRLSNFLLWQAAYAEMMFVDTLWPDFTPAHLAQALGEFANRERRFGGR; encoded by the coding sequence ATGGATGGCAATGGCCGCTGGGCCAAGCGAAAGCACCTGCCCCGCGCGATGGGGCATCGCAAGGGCGTGGAAGCGGTGCGCGAACTGGTGCGCGGCCTCAAGGATACGTCAGTCGAGTGCCTGACGCTCTATGCCTTCAGCTCGGAAAACTGGAAGCGGCCGGAGGAAGAGGTCGACGACCTGATGGACCTGATGCGCAAGTTCATAAAATCCGACCTAGCCGAATTCATCGCCAACGATGTAAAGCTGCATATCCTCGGTGACTGGCGCGCGCTGGCGCCCGATATCGTCGCGATGCTGGAAGACGCGCTGGAGCAGACCGCCAAGGGCTCGCGCACGCTGGCCGTCGCGCTCAACTATGGCGGGCAGGCGGAAATCGTCCATGCTGCCAAAGCTGCGGCGGCCAGCGGCGAGATCACGCAGGAAAGCATCGAGGCCAACCTGTTCTCCGCCGGATTGCCGCCGCTCGACCTGCTGATCCGCACCAGCGGCGAGGTTAGGCTGTCGAATTTCCTGCTGTGGCAGGCGGCCTATGCCGAGATGATGTTTGTCGATACGCTGTGGCCCGACTTCACGCCCGCGCACCTGGCGCAGGCACTGGGAGAATTTGCCAATCGGGAGAGACGCTTTGGCGGACGCTAG
- the frr gene encoding ribosome recycling factor produces the protein MAKYDKADVERRMKGAVEALKSDLGGLRTGRANTSLLDPVVCEVYGAMMPLNQVATVSAPEPRMLSVQVWDKSNLTAVEKGIAKANLGLNPMIDGQTIRLPLPDLTEERRKELAKLAGQYAEKAKVAIRNVRRDANEALKEDEKKKEISEDERKRAEDEVQKLTDKYVAETDSAAEAKEKEIMTQ, from the coding sequence ATGGCCAAGTATGACAAGGCGGACGTGGAACGCCGCATGAAGGGCGCAGTGGAAGCCCTCAAGAGCGACCTTGGCGGCCTGCGCACCGGACGCGCCAACACCAGCCTGCTCGATCCGGTGGTGTGCGAAGTCTATGGCGCGATGATGCCGCTTAACCAGGTGGCGACCGTTTCCGCGCCCGAGCCGCGCATGCTGAGCGTGCAGGTGTGGGACAAGTCGAACCTGACCGCGGTGGAGAAGGGCATCGCCAAGGCCAATCTTGGCCTCAACCCGATGATCGATGGCCAGACCATCCGCCTGCCGCTGCCCGACCTGACCGAGGAACGCCGCAAGGAACTGGCCAAGCTCGCCGGACAATATGCCGAGAAGGCCAAGGTCGCGATCCGCAACGTCCGCCGCGACGCCAACGAAGCGCTCAAGGAAGACGAGAAGAAGAAGGAAATCTCGGAGGACGAGCGCAAGCGCGCCGAGGACGAGGTCCAGAAGCTGACCGACAAATATGTCGCCGAAACCGACAGCGCCGCCGAGGCCAAGGAAAAGGAAATCATGACGCAGTGA
- the pyrH gene encoding UMP kinase, with amino-acid sequence MPLTSAKRILLKLSGEVLMGDQQFGIDPSFVMELAKEVKAAKDRGLQICLVIGGGNIFRGMAGAAQGMDRAQADYMGMLATVMNALAMQNALEQLGVQTRVQSAVQMDQVCEPVIRRRAERHLEKGRVVIFAAGVGAPYFTTDSGAALRAAEMRCDALLKGTSVDGVYDSDPKKNPDAKRYDTVSYDKVLADNLKVMDASAVALCRDNDIPIVVFSIREKGNLARVLAGEGAQTIVKK; translated from the coding sequence ATGCCGCTCACCTCCGCCAAACGCATTCTCCTGAAACTCTCGGGCGAAGTCCTGATGGGGGACCAGCAGTTTGGCATCGATCCCTCCTTTGTCATGGAACTGGCCAAGGAAGTGAAGGCGGCCAAGGATCGCGGTTTGCAGATCTGCCTGGTTATCGGCGGGGGCAACATTTTCCGCGGCATGGCGGGCGCGGCCCAGGGCATGGACCGGGCGCAGGCCGACTACATGGGGATGCTGGCGACGGTGATGAACGCGCTGGCGATGCAGAACGCGCTCGAACAACTGGGCGTGCAGACCCGGGTGCAGAGTGCGGTGCAGATGGACCAGGTGTGCGAACCGGTGATCCGCCGCCGCGCCGAGCGGCATCTCGAGAAGGGCCGCGTGGTGATTTTTGCCGCCGGGGTTGGCGCGCCCTATTTCACCACCGACAGCGGCGCGGCGCTCCGCGCGGCGGAAATGCGTTGCGATGCGCTGCTCAAGGGGACCAGCGTCGACGGGGTCTATGACAGCGACCCCAAGAAGAACCCCGATGCAAAACGTTATGACACAGTCAGTTACGACAAGGTGCTGGCTGATAATCTCAAGGTGATGGACGCCTCTGCCGTGGCGCTCTGCCGCGACAACGATATCCCGATCGTGGTCTTCTCGATCCGCGAAAAGGGCAATCTCGCGCGGGTGCTGGCGGGCGAGGGCGCCCAGACCATTGTTAAGAAATAA
- a CDS encoding MBL fold metallo-hydrolase gives MKRKLLFGVLLLIVAAAGLTVLFQKQIGERLFAQGAASRIDNAGLDLGDGLHLILCGTGSPLPNPDRAGPCNVVVADDQAFVVDIGEGGARNLNLIGFDIASLDGLLLTHFHSDHIDGMGPLALFYWTQGSATAPLPLIGPQGVERVADGFNAAYALDHGYRVAHHGTDIVPETGGGLRAMPFAIGEQPVVVLERGGLRITAFRVDHDPVRPSVGYRFDYKGRSIVISGDAARSPMLDRAAKGADILVHDALQPGLVGAMTSALEADGQANTAKITRDILDYHASPEDAARSAQVAGVGRLVLSHLVPPIPNAFFYPAFIGDAATYFEGEITVGEDGMVFSLMPDTSAIKLGKRL, from the coding sequence ATGAAACGTAAGCTGCTGTTCGGGGTCTTGCTGCTGATCGTGGCTGCGGCCGGGCTAACGGTGCTGTTCCAGAAGCAGATTGGCGAGCGGCTGTTCGCGCAAGGTGCCGCCAGCCGGATCGACAATGCTGGCCTGGATCTTGGCGATGGCCTGCATTTGATCCTGTGCGGAACCGGTTCGCCCCTGCCCAACCCCGACCGCGCCGGGCCGTGCAATGTGGTGGTGGCCGACGACCAGGCCTTCGTCGTCGACATCGGCGAAGGCGGCGCGCGCAATCTCAACCTGATCGGCTTCGATATCGCCTCGCTCGACGGGCTGCTGCTGACCCATTTCCATTCCGACCATATCGACGGCATGGGACCGCTGGCGCTGTTCTACTGGACGCAAGGATCGGCCACGGCACCGCTGCCGCTCATCGGGCCGCAAGGGGTGGAGCGTGTTGCCGATGGGTTCAACGCCGCCTACGCGCTCGACCACGGTTACCGGGTGGCGCACCATGGTACCGACATCGTCCCCGAGACCGGCGGCGGGCTGCGCGCCATGCCCTTTGCAATTGGCGAGCAGCCGGTGGTGGTGCTGGAGCGCGGGGGCCTCAGGATCACCGCCTTCCGCGTCGATCACGATCCGGTGCGGCCAAGCGTCGGTTATCGCTTCGACTACAAGGGCAGATCGATCGTGATCAGCGGCGATGCCGCGCGCTCGCCAATGCTGGATCGGGCCGCCAAGGGCGCCGATATCCTCGTCCACGATGCACTCCAACCCGGGCTGGTCGGTGCCATGACCAGTGCGCTGGAAGCCGACGGTCAGGCCAACACCGCCAAGATCACCCGCGACATCCTCGATTACCATGCCTCACCCGAAGATGCGGCCAGAAGCGCACAGGTGGCCGGGGTCGGGCGGCTGGTGCTTTCGCACCTTGTCCCTCCGATCCCCAATGCGTTCTTCTATCCGGCCTTCATCGGCGATGCGGCGACATATTTCGAGGGCGAGATCACCGTGGGTGAGGACGGAATGGTGTTTTCGCTGATGCCAGACACATCTGCAATCAAGCTGGGGAAGCGATTGTGA
- a CDS encoding metallophosphoesterase produces the protein MNLTRWLGLAALLAGLVGGKALFDTLSDPVVMQTSLGTRALPVGAQPVTIALISDIHVAGPDMPPSRLKRIVRQINRLQPDLVMIAGDLISEKRLSTHVYSAEEVVEPLGRLRAPLGTVLVPGNHDHWFDLPALEVELMQRNIRVLRNDALQIGPLAVGGLDDDFTRHGDVRKTLAAMDGLRGPRVMLSHSPDPFPDMPSDVVLFLAGHTHCGQIAYPWGGAPATMSDYGNRYACGRIDERGKVLVTSAGLGTSLVPVRLFTRPEIWLITLKPGLLAEGATARE, from the coding sequence GTGAACCTCACTCGCTGGCTGGGTCTGGCCGCGCTTCTCGCTGGCCTGGTGGGCGGCAAGGCGCTGTTCGATACATTAAGCGATCCCGTGGTAATGCAAACCTCGCTCGGCACACGCGCGCTGCCTGTCGGTGCGCAGCCCGTCACCATAGCACTGATCAGTGACATCCATGTTGCGGGCCCCGATATGCCGCCGTCACGACTGAAACGCATCGTCAGGCAGATCAACCGGTTGCAGCCCGATCTTGTGATGATTGCTGGCGACCTGATCAGCGAGAAGCGTCTCTCCACGCACGTTTACTCAGCCGAAGAGGTTGTCGAGCCGCTAGGCCGTTTGCGAGCTCCGCTGGGCACTGTTCTGGTGCCCGGAAATCACGACCACTGGTTCGACCTGCCTGCCCTCGAAGTCGAACTCATGCAGCGCAACATTCGCGTACTCCGCAACGACGCGCTGCAAATAGGCCCGCTAGCCGTCGGAGGGCTCGACGACGATTTCACCCGCCACGGCGATGTCCGCAAGACTCTGGCGGCGATGGACGGACTCAGGGGGCCGCGCGTGATGCTGAGCCACAGCCCCGATCCCTTTCCCGATATGCCGTCCGATGTCGTGCTGTTTCTCGCCGGACACACCCACTGCGGCCAGATCGCTTATCCGTGGGGCGGCGCGCCAGCCACCATGTCGGATTACGGAAATCGCTATGCCTGCGGCCGGATCGACGAGCGTGGCAAGGTGCTGGTCACCAGCGCTGGGCTCGGAACGAGCCTTGTCCCTGTACGGCTTTTCACCCGGCCGGAAATCTGGCTGATTACCTTGAAGCCTGGATTGCTGGCAGAAGGCGCAACAGCCCGCGAGTGA